In one Streptomyces sp. NBC_01288 genomic region, the following are encoded:
- a CDS encoding permease encodes MVYAVLGGAALIAIATVVSVLGPMVAMDLYTPAVAAWWTVFTAVAVQGVPFLLLGTVVSAAIGAFVPEKVFTRLLPRNQALAVPIAGAAGVVLPGCECASVPVASSLMRRGVAPAAALAFLLSAPAINPVVLVATSIAFPNQPKMVLGRLVASLATAVVMGWLWARFGKEEWLRLPKRAQSAASSPTGVKAFVAGLQHDFLHAGGFLVLGAGAAATFNIAVPRSILAVFTGSSWLSLLLLAFLAVVLCVCSEADAFVAASLSGFSPAAKLAFMVVGPMVDLKLIALQAGTFGRAFAFRFSSTTWLVAVVSSTLVGWWLL; translated from the coding sequence ATGGTCTACGCGGTCCTGGGCGGCGCGGCGCTCATAGCCATCGCGACGGTCGTCTCGGTCCTCGGCCCGATGGTGGCGATGGACCTCTACACCCCGGCCGTGGCGGCCTGGTGGACGGTCTTCACGGCGGTCGCCGTCCAGGGCGTCCCCTTCCTGCTGCTGGGCACGGTGGTGTCGGCGGCGATCGGAGCGTTCGTACCGGAGAAGGTGTTCACTCGCCTCCTCCCCCGCAACCAGGCCCTCGCCGTCCCCATCGCGGGCGCGGCAGGCGTCGTACTCCCCGGCTGTGAATGCGCGTCGGTACCGGTGGCGAGCAGCCTGATGCGCCGGGGGGTCGCTCCGGCGGCGGCGCTCGCGTTCCTGCTCTCAGCCCCCGCGATCAACCCGGTGGTCCTGGTGGCCACGTCGATCGCGTTCCCGAACCAGCCGAAGATGGTGCTGGGCCGACTCGTCGCCTCCCTCGCCACGGCGGTGGTGATGGGCTGGCTCTGGGCGAGATTCGGCAAGGAGGAGTGGCTACGCCTCCCGAAGCGCGCCCAGAGCGCCGCCTCTTCGCCGACCGGCGTGAAGGCCTTCGTGGCGGGCCTGCAACACGACTTCCTGCACGCGGGCGGCTTCCTGGTCCTGGGCGCGGGGGCGGCGGCAACGTTCAACATCGCCGTACCGCGCTCGATCCTGGCCGTCTTCACGGGTTCGTCCTGGCTGTCGCTCCTCCTGCTGGCGTTCCTCGCGGTCGTGCTGTGCGTGTGCAGCGAGGCGGACGCCTTCGTGGCGGCCTCGCTGAGCGGCTTCTCCCCGGCGGCGAAACTGGCGTTCATGGTGGTGGGCCCGATGGTCGATCTGAAGTTGATCGCCCTCCAGGCAGGCACGTTCGGCCGCGCCTTCGCGTTCCGTTTCTCCTCGACGACGTGGCTGGTGGCGGTGGTCAGCAGCACGCTGGTGGGTTGGTGGTTGCTGTGA
- a CDS encoding TerD family protein: MHEMVKGGNVGLASLSEDAGSVMMSLSWGSPTGEGDADVSVLLLTADGKVRSDGDFYFYNNPVAADGSVQLLGKAPTADGSEDRITFDLTAIPAGVEQIVVAASRYESARFSELQDLRLTLADGSGESLLRFSIDDPGEVSALLFGEFYRRGGDWKFRAIGQGYESGLAGVATDFGVDIDDDAGTDADVEAASDSDAEPDSESPVRAPEAVSVIPAQPSSPAVESVPEAGSGTEAAPRPTRPRTAKKKVTLPKVAKKSLAENDSWRSARLFPASALKSDHERETRATSVLLSVMAQVPEFGRRLTAAFGAPVGRMETFTEVTLPNGESPRRPDGVIRVERAGKLWTALVETKTNGNPLKLDQVQAYADIAARRGYEAVITLSNDVELEGSPLVEVKLDGRRKHKVALWHLSWAEVAHQAQLLIRHEGVGNAAHAWLLQELLHYLQHENSGCHGFQNMGRSWVPVRNAIDAETLCQGDPRAVEVVESWERLVRQVCLRLGGELGEKVLPVQRAKRGTDPASRRAALADRLCVDGRLDAELRIEGTPGVLALCADLRTGKLRTSIEIAAPDQGYPLTWAKRLVRRLAEAPADLHVETLLEGQTGGPRGTLERLRPEPADILPKNGAQITGFRLSLFRGMGNTRGTAESGFIRSVDESVDRFHASVVVHLEGRSARARRPVDA, encoded by the coding sequence ATGCACGAGATGGTCAAGGGTGGGAACGTCGGTCTGGCGTCGCTGAGCGAGGACGCCGGCTCGGTGATGATGAGCCTGAGCTGGGGCAGTCCGACGGGAGAGGGCGACGCGGACGTCTCCGTACTGCTGCTCACCGCGGACGGAAAAGTGCGCAGCGACGGGGACTTCTACTTCTACAACAACCCCGTCGCCGCCGACGGGAGCGTCCAACTGCTCGGCAAGGCGCCGACGGCGGACGGCAGCGAGGACCGGATCACGTTCGATCTGACCGCCATTCCGGCGGGAGTTGAACAGATCGTCGTGGCGGCGAGCCGCTACGAGAGCGCCCGTTTCTCCGAACTCCAGGATCTGCGGCTGACGTTGGCCGACGGCTCCGGCGAGAGCCTGCTGCGCTTCTCGATCGACGATCCGGGCGAGGTCAGCGCGCTGCTCTTCGGCGAGTTCTACCGGCGGGGCGGAGACTGGAAGTTCCGGGCGATCGGACAGGGCTACGAGTCCGGACTGGCGGGCGTGGCAACGGACTTCGGCGTCGACATCGACGACGACGCGGGCACGGACGCAGACGTGGAGGCCGCTTCCGATTCCGACGCCGAGCCGGACTCCGAATCCCCGGTCCGTGCGCCGGAAGCCGTCTCCGTGATTCCCGCGCAGCCGTCGAGCCCCGCGGTCGAGTCGGTGCCCGAGGCGGGGAGCGGGACCGAGGCAGCTCCCCGTCCCACTCGCCCCCGTACGGCGAAGAAGAAGGTCACCCTGCCGAAGGTGGCCAAGAAGTCCCTCGCGGAGAACGACTCCTGGCGAAGTGCCCGGCTCTTCCCCGCCTCCGCGCTCAAGAGCGACCACGAGCGGGAGACCCGGGCGACCTCCGTGCTGCTGTCGGTGATGGCCCAAGTGCCGGAGTTCGGGCGGCGGTTGACGGCCGCTTTCGGTGCGCCGGTCGGGCGGATGGAGACGTTCACCGAGGTCACGCTGCCCAACGGCGAGTCGCCCCGGCGGCCCGACGGGGTGATCCGGGTCGAGCGGGCGGGCAAGCTGTGGACCGCGCTCGTCGAGACGAAGACGAACGGCAACCCGCTCAAGTTGGACCAGGTGCAGGCCTACGCCGACATAGCGGCCCGGCGCGGATACGAGGCGGTCATCACCCTCTCCAACGATGTGGAGCTGGAGGGCAGCCCGCTGGTGGAGGTCAAGCTCGACGGGCGGCGCAAGCACAAGGTGGCGCTCTGGCATCTGTCCTGGGCCGAAGTCGCCCACCAGGCACAGCTGTTGATCCGCCACGAGGGTGTCGGCAACGCGGCGCACGCCTGGCTGCTCCAGGAGCTTCTGCACTACCTCCAGCACGAGAACTCCGGCTGCCACGGCTTCCAGAACATGGGCCGCTCCTGGGTCCCGGTGCGCAACGCGATCGACGCGGAGACCCTGTGCCAGGGCGACCCGCGCGCGGTGGAGGTCGTAGAGAGCTGGGAACGGCTGGTCCGGCAGGTGTGTCTACGGCTCGGCGGCGAGCTGGGCGAGAAGGTGCTGCCGGTACAGCGCGCCAAGCGCGGTACCGACCCGGCGTCACGAAGGGCCGCGTTGGCCGACCGGCTCTGTGTCGACGGCCGGCTCGACGCCGAACTCCGTATCGAGGGCACGCCCGGTGTCCTCGCTCTCTGCGCCGACCTGCGCACCGGCAAGCTGCGCACATCCATCGAGATCGCCGCACCCGACCAGGGCTACCCCCTGACCTGGGCCAAGCGGCTGGTCCGCCGCCTCGCCGAGGCACCGGCCGACCTGCACGTCGAGACCCTGTTGGAGGGGCAGACGGGCGGCCCGCGCGGCACGCTGGAACGCCTGCGCCCCGAACCGGCCGACATCCTCCCCAAGAACGGAGCCCAGATCACCGGCTTCCGCCTCTCCCTCTTCAGAGGCATGGGCAACACCCGGGGCACCGCCGAATCGGGCTTCATCCGCAGCGTCGACGAGTCCGTGGACCGCTTCCACGCGAGTGTGGTGGTGCATCTGGAGGGGCGTTCGGCGCGGGCTCGTCGACCCGTCGACGCCTAG
- the thrS gene encoding threonine--tRNA ligase — MYDHRRLGRELDLFDTDPLMGAGLPYWLPDGATVRHELEEYVRELERAAGYRHVYSPVLGKRELYEISGHWSHYSEDMFPPMKLGGEEVVLRPSLCPHHALIYRSRAHSYRELPLRIAELGGMYRSELSGVLGGLTRVRAIQLNDAHIFCTLDQAVEEARTALNLIARAYADLGIRASRHRLSLPGEGAKYVADPALWRRATAMLTEVLDTSDVVYESAEGEAAFYGPKIDVQIADAAGREATLSTVQIDFHQPERFDLRYIGADGAKHRPVMVHRSVIGSVERAVAHLVEEHGGAFPAWLAPVQLVVLPVSEAQAEQAYDLIRQARQRGLRAELAGPEQGTLGARIRAARLVPYQVVIGEREADAGLAAVRLRDGRRVEPLPSAELLHRVAARVEARGAELWADA; from the coding sequence ATGTACGACCACCGCCGCCTCGGCCGCGAACTCGACCTCTTCGACACCGACCCCCTGATGGGTGCGGGCCTGCCGTACTGGCTCCCCGACGGTGCGACCGTACGGCACGAACTGGAGGAGTACGTAAGGGAGTTGGAGCGCGCCGCAGGCTACCGGCACGTGTACTCGCCCGTCCTCGGCAAGCGCGAGCTGTACGAGATCTCCGGTCACTGGTCGCACTACAGCGAGGACATGTTCCCCCCGATGAAACTCGGCGGCGAGGAGGTCGTACTGCGGCCCAGCCTCTGCCCCCACCACGCCCTCATCTACCGTTCCCGCGCCCACAGCTACCGCGAACTCCCCCTCCGTATCGCCGAGTTGGGCGGCATGTACCGCTCCGAACTCTCCGGCGTCCTCGGCGGCCTCACCCGCGTCAGGGCCATCCAGCTCAACGACGCCCACATCTTCTGCACCCTGGACCAGGCGGTGGAGGAGGCTCGCACCGCCCTGAACCTCATCGCCCGCGCCTACGCCGACCTCGGCATCCGCGCCTCCCGCCACCGCCTCTCCCTGCCGGGCGAAGGCGCCAAGTACGTCGCGGATCCCGCCCTTTGGCGCCGGGCCACCGCGATGCTGACGGAGGTCCTCGACACCTCCGACGTCGTCTACGAGTCCGCCGAGGGCGAAGCCGCCTTCTACGGCCCGAAGATCGACGTCCAGATCGCCGACGCGGCCGGCCGCGAGGCCACCCTCTCCACCGTCCAGATCGACTTCCACCAGCCCGAACGCTTCGACTTGCGCTACATCGGCGCCGACGGCGCGAAACACCGTCCGGTGATGGTGCACCGCAGCGTCATCGGGAGCGTGGAACGGGCGGTGGCGCACCTCGTGGAGGAACACGGCGGGGCGTTCCCGGCGTGGCTGGCGCCGGTGCAGCTGGTGGTGCTGCCGGTGTCGGAGGCGCAGGCGGAGCAGGCGTACGACCTCATCCGCCAAGCCCGACAGCGAGGCCTGCGCGCAGAGTTGGCCGGTCCCGAGCAAGGCACCCTCGGTGCCCGCATCCGAGCCGCGCGACTCGTCCCGTACCAGGTGGTGATCGGCGAACGGGAGGCCGACGCAGGCCTGGCCGCCGTACGCCTGCGGGACGGCCGTCGTGTCGAGCCGCTGCCGTCCGCCGAACTCCTGCACCGCGTCGCGGCCCGGGTCGAGGCGCGTGGCGCCGAACTGTGGGCGGATGCGTAA
- a CDS encoding nucleoside hydrolase, protein MTGQPIPVIIDCDTGVDDALALLFAVRHPGLDLRAVTCVAGNTDVDQVVRNTLIVLDHAGAGDIPVARGAARPLIEPARSAAHVHGQDGMGDMGLPDSTRTPVDVDAVTLLRREILASPSPVTLIPTAPLTNIALLLRTFPEVTENIERIVFMGGAVAVGNATPVAEFNVWHDPEAAAILLTAGVPITMYGLDVFERVQVPAADVRRLRESSEPRLKLAGDLLAHRDPAASGDPTPTGGLGDAGAVCAVADPGGLTTRLLPVEVSLAPGPGRGQTIVDRRPRHGESEIHDGAREQALVDVGLDVDVERYVKLWLGTVEA, encoded by the coding sequence GTGACCGGTCAGCCCATCCCCGTGATCATCGACTGCGACACGGGGGTCGACGACGCCCTGGCGCTGCTGTTCGCCGTCCGCCACCCGGGCCTGGACCTGCGCGCGGTCACCTGTGTCGCCGGGAACACCGACGTCGACCAGGTCGTACGGAACACGCTGATCGTCCTGGACCACGCCGGTGCCGGTGACATCCCGGTCGCGCGCGGTGCGGCCCGGCCGCTGATCGAGCCGGCGCGTTCGGCGGCGCACGTCCACGGGCAGGACGGCATGGGCGACATGGGGCTGCCCGACTCCACACGTACGCCCGTCGACGTGGACGCGGTGACCCTGCTGCGCCGCGAGATCCTGGCGTCGCCGAGCCCGGTCACGCTCATCCCGACGGCGCCCCTGACGAACATCGCGCTGCTCCTGCGTACGTTCCCGGAGGTCACCGAGAACATCGAGCGGATCGTGTTCATGGGCGGCGCGGTGGCGGTCGGGAACGCCACGCCGGTCGCGGAGTTCAACGTCTGGCACGACCCGGAGGCGGCCGCGATCCTGCTCACCGCCGGGGTGCCGATCACGATGTACGGGCTGGACGTGTTCGAGCGGGTGCAGGTTCCGGCCGCCGATGTGCGGCGGCTGCGGGAGAGTTCGGAGCCCCGGCTGAAGCTCGCCGGCGACCTCCTCGCCCACCGCGACCCGGCCGCCTCCGGCGACCCCACCCCCACCGGCGGCCTCGGCGACGCGGGCGCGGTCTGCGCGGTCGCCGACCCGGGCGGCCTCACCACCCGCCTCCTCCCGGTCGAGGTCTCCCTCGCCCCGGGGCCGGGCCGAGGACAGACGATCGTCGACCGGCGCCCGCGCCACGGCGAGTCCGAGATCCATGACGGCGCCCGCGAACAGGCCCTGGTGGACGTGGGGTTGGACGTGGATGTGGAGCGGTACGTGAAGCTGTGGCTGGGGACGGTGGAGGCGTAA
- a CDS encoding TIGR03943 family putative permease subunit: protein MRRYGSAVLLLLTGGAVLRISLFSELYLRYVQAALRPYLVISGVLLMLLGVAAAVRGMRQRDEEEHGEEGEEEEHAHGHSHSHSHGGPRIAWLLTLPALALLLFPPPALGSYSASREEAQRAAQGIGTFSALPAGKVLDISVAQYSSRAIYDTGHSLKGRTLRMTGFVTHGSNGTWYLTRLLVTCCAADATISKVEIRGDEVDGAPQTDSWVTATGTWVPKGKLGTDGAWPPILKATTVKQVKEPADPYDKR from the coding sequence GTGAGGCGCTACGGCTCGGCGGTCCTGCTGTTGCTGACGGGCGGCGCGGTCCTACGGATCTCCCTCTTCAGCGAGCTGTATCTGCGGTATGTGCAGGCGGCGTTGAGGCCGTACCTCGTCATATCCGGGGTGCTGTTGATGCTGCTGGGGGTCGCGGCGGCGGTCAGGGGCATGCGGCAGAGGGACGAGGAGGAGCACGGGGAGGAGGGTGAGGAAGAGGAGCACGCCCATGGCCACTCCCACTCCCACTCGCACGGCGGCCCCCGTATCGCCTGGCTGTTGACGCTCCCGGCCCTGGCCCTGCTGCTCTTCCCGCCCCCGGCGCTGGGTTCGTACAGCGCGTCCAGGGAGGAGGCACAGCGTGCGGCGCAAGGCATAGGCACCTTCTCGGCGCTGCCCGCCGGGAAGGTGCTGGACATCTCGGTCGCCCAGTACAGCTCCCGCGCGATCTACGACACCGGCCACTCCCTCAAGGGCCGCACCCTCCGCATGACCGGCTTCGTCACCCACGGCTCCAACGGCACCTGGTACCTCACCCGCCTCCTGGTCACCTGCTGCGCGGCCGACGCGACGATCAGCAAGGTCGAGATCCGCGGCGACGAGGTGGACGGCGCCCCGCAGACGGACAGTTGGGTCACGGCCACGGGCACGTGGGTCCCGAAGGGCAAGCTCGGGACGGACGGGGCGTGGCCGCCGATCCTCAAGGCGACAACGGTCAAGCAGGTGAAAGAACCGGCCGACCCGTATGACAAGCGTTGA